ttcctatttgttcattttctatttttcagcaactatatatataataattgtacttatgagtcataaccattagtcattttataaatgcattttagagagagaaagagaagatgatttatattctctcaacatatgagagattttttgaaagagaaagagTTAGATGGTGAGTGATAgagtaaaaaaaacattttctccttattctctctctaaaattccttctgaatgtttcttgtttgttgaaaatgagtgaattaagaaaaaacactagttcaatttggttagttttcgaagcaagagaatctctagagagcgtgatattttccgaggattgagatcagttttttaagatttattaaaagatattgatGTTGCTGATACATGTTGATCAAGTGATTAAGGTACGTTTCCTTGTTCTttcctctaatgttctttttcaagttgttatgttcttttcacaactttacttttactgtgtcatcaacatagtttgttcttttaaatcaacatagtttgttcttttatatcaacgtacatagattgttaaaaaagaacatataatggtttaaaaagaacaaataacacttaaaaaGGAACATAGTCTGATTtgtggtaaaagaacaaaaaatactttttaaaaaaatatacatttagttttaagtgcatcaaaaaatcttcgtttcgtctttttaattagaacataaaatcgtttgaatagaacaaataacacttaataaaagaacatagttcTGATGCGTgggataagaacaaaaatacatttaaataaaaatatagatctagttttaagtgcatcaaaatatcgtcgttttcgtctttttaattagaacactaagtggtttgaaaagaacaaatacaactaataaaagaacatagatttgttgttcttttcgtccctttcattctgttcttttgtttgataaggaaaaagaaaatgttgttcttttccatgtgttttgttcttttttcttctgttttgtaaaaaagttgttgttctttttttaattattttgtgttctttttaacttatttatgttttttaatatttaataacattatcgataatattttttttttgtttttctgtcgTATTTTTCACACgatgttctttttgaaaaataattgttctttttatagtttatcaggagagagaatatgttattttcatttttgtatattttctttagttttttagcattagtgttcttttcaggttttagttaatgttcttttcgtttactttattatgttctttctgtttagtttgttatgttctttttcgttttcttttaatgtttttgcgttttggtgcaggtgcacgtagatctacgtgcaggccCCTGCACCATCCGCGCGTTGATCACAAACACTGTTTTATATTGTATCAAGTATTTTAATTTAACTTTCCTAAAAAaagtatttaaatatatttattcatttttttataattatggtAAAGGATACAAGACAGTTGGGTAAGATAACTGTTCTCTATTCTTTTTTCGCACAACTGTTATAAGAGAAATGCGTACTCTATTGTTCTACAAAACGCTTAAAAAACTTAACCGTTCTCTATTCAGCGTATCGTATTCcaacttttgtagtagtgttggCCAGTACTCCATGATATCTTAACCACTCCATGTAATGCACATAATTTCTACTTTCTAGGCATAATCTCTATGTTCCTACTCTGTATAATCAACTCACTAATATATCGGTTAGATGCAACGTGAATTAATCTATGACTCCATAGGATTTCCAAGTACATGTAAATAGAAACCTAACTAATTGATTTATTCAGTTACATATTATTAAACGTTGACTACCTAGAATTCGCAAATtaataggactctaattaaccaattaatttaatagtctaaGTCAATATGGATTCTAGTAAGacttttaattaaatgaaaacTCTGGAAGCACATTTATATCCTGACAACTAGATGAAAGAATACTGGCGTTTTTACTCTTGAATTTAGGATGCAGACCAAGTTCCTAGATTGAGTTCCATGCACTAACACGAGTTTCACTTACACGAGTTCCATGACACTTAGTTCCTTTCAAATCTCAATTCATGTTTCCTTACATTAAACTCATACGTATAGACTTCTTCTCTTCGAGTCTCCCTTCAAGAACTGCTCCTTCTCTGCTAGATCGAGTTCCTCTAGCTTGTATGGAGTTCTAGTTCCTCACAGGAACTCTGTTAAATCCAACTTGTTTGGAGTTCCTCTTTAGGAATTGCCTTGTAGTTCCATCTATGGGACTTATGTTTAATTTCTATAAACATCTCACAATCATCAACATCCAGTAAGCTCTATTCTTGAAGAGTTAGTTACAACCTTTCATTAATGATCTTTGCACACATATAACTTGAAAAATATGTTAATTAATCACtttagtttgtcatcatcaaaatcaTATTGGCTCAACAATCTCCcttttttgatgatgacaaaccaAGGCAAAGTAATAATAAAACTAACATGAATTTAGTAGCAAGATTATTATTAAGTAGagaataaaacataaataaaaatgaatTATCTTGTAGATGTAGAAAATAAGTATCTTTGACCTTTTTCTTCCCTATTTTGACATCATCAAAAAACATATTTTGTTTCAAGAATTTATGAACAATCTGCCAAACTTACCGTGACATCACACTACCAAaaacatatacggagtagttaatTAATGGTCAAATATGaggtaaaaaaatattaatgttaTTAAACATAAATCTAGTAATATTAGCCATCATCACGCATACATCAATTAATCAGCCAGAGAAGCTAAAGTGTATTGTAACATGTATTATCTCATTTTTACCAAAGTACAACATATTTTAAAAAGCAAGTCAATTGTCCAATGGGTTCCTAAAGAATAGATCGATAGATAATCAAAGGCTAATTTATGAGGTAAAGGTAGGCAAGGATCATGAGATGAATAGATAATAATCACAACTGATtacaatgtttaactaattggttttattgtttaactaattggtttcattactCAACTTATAAGACACCAATATGgtattttgtgtaagaccgccttatataaaagtttgtataatCACAATATACACAGttcatattttattaatagGATCTTATTCGAACTTGTAGGACCTTATTGAAAGTTATAAGACCTTATTAGAATTCATAGGATTTTAAAAGACCTTATTAGAATTCTTAGGATTTTAAAAGACCTTATGAGACCTTATAAAACCTTATTTAGTTTTAGTAATAAGACCCTATTGacacaaaataaaatatatctatTTGTCAAATTAAGATAAATGCAGGTTACTATATAAGTGTATATGCATCCAACAATACCAATAAGATCTTGACCTAATAGTTAAAATTGAGTATGTACGAGATCACTGGTTTAAATTTCCTCCCCTTTGTATATATCGGAAAAGAAAAATATGCATCGAACAATATATATATGCGAATTTATTTTTTGGCTACGTCAAATAACACTTTAATTTTGGTGATAACATCCAATACAATTGCCGCAGATGCAATGCTTCTAGTATAATCATCCATGTAATATATTTGATCCGAAGAAGCATCCAATTTCGATTCGACTTCATCCCAATCGATTTTACCCGAGTATTTGCTTATATCCCCGGCTTCTACATATACCTGTCAAAAATAAATGGGTGAATAGTTAGTTAAAATTAGGtatcggattttattaaattcgtttcagtGTGTACTTTTATAATATTAaaactttataatttttgctattAACAGTTAAATATGTGCATTGGGGACCATATAAATGGCAAGAGTAGAACAAATTAAAACCCGTAAAAGTAGtataataagttttttttttggtgcaaatgagacacaagggcggagatgagaatcgatcccaggatcacctAGAACCGGAatagaagctctaaccaactgagctatccatcactttCAGTATAATAAGTTGATGTGataaattcaacaacaaaattgTGCAGATCAATTGTTTGCTTGTCAAGTTTAGAGATTGCAGATACAAATCcgaatatatttttattatggaAGAAACAAAAAGTGATTCATCGGCATTTATGGTTGACAACCTTTGTGTAGTACTCGGTATGATATACGGAGTAGCTAGAAAgtgaaaaattaactaaaatgcccttaattttttttttaatgtactcttttaaaatctaaaacttttatatatattagtactccgtataatataGTTCAGTTGTGTTGGGTGTTTTTGAAGTATGAATCGCACATATCGCTTGCATTTAGATTTAGATCTAGATCGAGATAAGTAATAATACCTTGCTTGAGGTAGAGCCGTCGGCAGGTACATGCCAGGCCACGAGCCATGCACAATTGTTAGATCCATCTTCCACATTACTACCAGCGTATACAACGGCAACCTTGGAGCCAGCCGGGTCGCCGGAAGGTTTCCCTCGGGTTGTAATCCCACGAGTAGCGCCTCGATTTATGGTGAGAGGGTAGGTGCCAAATACGGAGCCAACCCACACATGGTGGTCAAGAAGCTGTAAATTCAGTCCCAACGTTTCATTAAGTATGTTGGTTGATGTAATATCTTTTGCAGCCTCATCATTACTACCTGCCGTATGATTACAATTTTCCGGCGCTGCTCGGGACTGTAGCATGCTACCCATATATACTTAATACTTAGCTGTCACACCTACACAAAACGTACATCACCAGTCTAGTAAATGGGGTGAAATGACAAAGGAGGCGTAAGTAATGATTATAAAGAGGGAAATAATGTAAGAAGTCATGGTTGGCAAAGGGTACGGTTGTAATTTTAGGAAATATTAGGACAAAATTAATTATTCTACATTCACTTTCGCAAACCTCTATCTGCAAAAACCTCTTATATTAAGGCCATGTTTGGTTAGGAGCTGTTAGCTGTTAGCtgatagctggtttgactagctaTTAGCCgatagctggtttgactagctgttagcggttagctgtttgcattagctgatttgactagttggttgcattagctgtttgagtaaaagtgtttggtaggACAAAAGAGTCATTTTCATCCACTTTCTCAAACAtctaattgcaaaaagctcttatattgagctttttcaccccaaaactctcttccaatcctctcctaaccaaacactcccaattagctttttttaaaggtcaaacctctaattcaccccaaaaagctctttttccctcaaacctctcctaaccaaacaccccctaaatttttttgaaattagCTTTTTCACCTCAAAACTCTCCTAACCGAACACATACCACTTTCAATTAGGGTTTGTAAAAGGTCAATCTCTTCGAACCAAACATTTCCTTAGTATTAACTAGTAGACCATGACAATGTTAGTATAAGTAGTACGGATTTTTATGTGCAAAATTAATTATTGTGTTATATATAATCTtgcatatattttttatatctatgttttgttttttaaattttaagatgAACTCAATTCTAAACACTGAATAAGTTTacgacaacttttgtgtaagaccgccttaccggaagGACCACTTTcattacttaattaattgattttgttgcataactaattagtttcagtgtttaactagttagtttcagtgtttaactaattagtttcagtgtttaactaattggttcacgTGCTTAAATAATTAGGtctaatgtttaactaattgattatattgtttaacttatatgacatcaAGGCAATTTTTTATGTAAGACCGCTTTATGTAAAAGTTTATAATAAGCTTAACTCTTTAAAGATAATTTTATGTTATTTAAACATTAGTTAATTTTCATTCTTATATTTGACGAGTAAGCGTAATACCAAGGTGACCTAAGAATTGAGTTGTGGGACGACTGCGCAGGACCCAAAAGTGTATGTAAACAAATAAAACAATTACTTCGTATTAATTACACTTttcgtcccttaatattcgacccattttgacttttttcattatttacataattcactttaaccctattttatttttagtatatatgaaaataaatgttagtatataatatattgttggcttcatcttaatatatatattttcaaaatattaatatttttataagttttgttAATACGTAGTTAAGAAGTTGGTGGTCAAAgtgtgcattgacaagcgtgtccgatcaaaacaggtcgagtattaagggacggagggagtatgtggtATATTCTCCCCCTCTCAGAAAAAGCTTTAAAGATTGAACACATAATGGGTTCTAATAATTGTATGCTTATGCACTCCATCCCTTTCATAATAATGTTTCAATTTGATTATgaaaaaaaagttttaattcagaattttgacactattcacaattgaagaaaatcttcaaaattatttccaatacgtatataagaagaaaaaaacatattcatgtgatgtcttgtttgattcgtctcaatgactactttaataatatcaaaatattataatttttgctaatgtaaAATTAGAGATATAAATGATACAAAATATGCATTGACAAAAGTGAAAAGTATAAATTGAAATATGTTTATGGAAAGAAGGgagtataaaaaataaaagatgaCCACATAGCAATATATAAATAGTAAAAAAGTTAAAtgctttccaaaaaaaaaaaaaagttaaatggttcaatctatactattattaaatctcAATGGCATTTCATGCCATCTCGCCACATGTCGCCACCATTAGATGGCAAATGACTTTGCATAGGCACATTGACATATAATATTTTCTTACAAAAACATTAAGAATTAATAAATGCAAACAT
This sequence is a window from Spinacia oleracea cultivar Varoflay chromosome 1, BTI_SOV_V1, whole genome shotgun sequence. Protein-coding genes within it:
- the LOC110783007 gene encoding jasmonate-induced protein homolog; its protein translation is MGSMLQSRAAPENCNHTAGSNDEAAKDITSTNILNETLGLNLQLLDHHVWVGSVFGTYPLTINRGATRGITTRGKPSGDPAGSKVAVVYAGSNVEDGSNNCAWLVAWHVPADGSTSSKVYVEAGDISKYSGKIDWDEVESKLDASSDQIYYMDDYTRSIASAAIVLDVITKIKVLFDVAKK